The following are from one region of the Streptomyces rubrogriseus genome:
- a CDS encoding cupin domain-containing protein, with amino-acid sequence MSVALVRNPGEGTHYHYYDSVQEQVVSHTETRGVVSVARLTMRRADAPPLHVHSREDESWVVLSGRVRFWVGSASLDACEVHDAGPGSYVFGPRSVPHTFQPLTTTAEVLVINNPGAIEGYFRSVGPAGARHDLDHVDGLARYGVALLDDPPHA; translated from the coding sequence ATGAGCGTCGCGCTCGTACGCAACCCCGGCGAAGGCACCCACTACCACTACTACGACAGCGTCCAGGAACAGGTCGTCTCGCACACCGAGACCCGGGGAGTCGTCAGCGTCGCGCGGCTGACCATGCGCCGCGCGGACGCACCGCCCCTGCACGTGCACAGCCGCGAGGACGAGAGCTGGGTGGTGCTGTCCGGGCGGGTCCGCTTCTGGGTCGGTTCGGCCTCACTCGACGCGTGCGAGGTCCACGACGCCGGGCCCGGCTCCTACGTCTTCGGCCCCCGGTCGGTCCCGCACACGTTCCAGCCGCTCACCACCACGGCGGAGGTGCTGGTCATCAACAACCCGGGGGCGATCGAGGGCTACTTCCGCTCGGTCGGGCCCGCCGGGGCCCGGCACGACCTGGACCACGTGGACGGACTCGCCCGCTACGGCGTGGCCCTCCTGGACGACCCGCCCCACGCCTAG
- a CDS encoding ABC transporter permease, giving the protein MTATAETAAGTFAARSGGSRQLAGTGTLLRFALRRDRVLIPVWVGVNALMVLSMPGTIKGLYGTAAERADLMRQMETNSSLRALVGPVFDDGLGALTAWRVGLYAGALAAVMSLLIVVRHTRDEEESGRQEVVASGMVGRRAPLTAALLAAAVANAVLALLIAVGLAGQGAVGASALGLGVAGVGMLFATMAAIVAQLTESARLARGLTAAVLGGAFVLRAAGDSATDDGSSVLTWVSPLGWLENLRAFAGERWLVLLLIAGATVAQGAVAYGLAGRRDLGMSFLPTRPGPAAGRLRTAGALAWRLQRGGVLGWSIGFFAAGVVYGGMTEGAADLVGDNEQAREIIERMGGQAGLTDAFVSAMVGMLGLIAALYVVASVLRLGGEETSGRAEPVLAGAVGRLRWAAGHLVIAFGGAALIMLLAGLGFAAGYGQDFGAILGACLVQLPAVWVIGGAAVLLHGLLPRAAVAAWAVAGAVLLLGWVGPALDVPQTVLDVSPYGHLPKLPGGEMSWSPVLVLVLIAGALVGAGLVRLRRRDLT; this is encoded by the coding sequence ATGACCGCCACCGCCGAAACCGCCGCCGGCACCTTCGCGGCCCGGTCCGGAGGCTCGCGCCAACTGGCCGGCACCGGCACGCTGCTGCGCTTCGCCCTGCGCCGCGACCGCGTACTGATCCCCGTCTGGGTCGGGGTGAACGCGCTCATGGTGCTGTCCATGCCGGGCACCATCAAGGGCCTGTACGGCACCGCCGCGGAACGCGCCGACCTGATGCGGCAGATGGAGACCAACTCCTCGCTGCGCGCGCTGGTCGGCCCCGTCTTCGACGACGGTCTCGGTGCGCTCACCGCCTGGCGGGTCGGCCTGTACGCGGGGGCGCTCGCCGCGGTGATGAGCCTGCTGATCGTCGTACGGCACACCCGGGACGAGGAGGAGAGCGGTCGGCAGGAGGTCGTCGCCTCCGGAATGGTCGGCCGGCGGGCCCCGCTCACGGCGGCGCTGCTGGCGGCGGCGGTCGCCAACGCCGTACTGGCGCTGCTGATCGCCGTCGGACTGGCCGGACAGGGAGCGGTCGGCGCGTCGGCCCTCGGACTCGGGGTCGCGGGCGTCGGGATGCTCTTCGCGACCATGGCGGCGATCGTCGCCCAGCTCACCGAGAGCGCGCGGCTGGCCCGAGGGCTGACGGCCGCGGTGCTGGGCGGGGCCTTCGTACTGCGGGCGGCGGGCGACTCCGCGACGGACGACGGCTCCTCCGTCCTCACCTGGGTGTCGCCGCTCGGCTGGCTGGAGAACCTGCGGGCCTTCGCCGGTGAGCGCTGGTTGGTGCTGCTGCTGATCGCGGGCGCGACGGTGGCGCAGGGAGCCGTGGCCTACGGGCTGGCGGGGCGCCGGGACCTCGGCATGAGCTTCCTGCCGACCCGGCCCGGTCCGGCCGCCGGACGCCTGCGTACGGCCGGTGCGCTGGCCTGGCGCCTGCAGCGGGGCGGCGTCCTCGGCTGGAGCATCGGCTTCTTCGCCGCCGGGGTCGTCTACGGCGGGATGACGGAGGGCGCGGCCGATCTGGTCGGGGACAACGAACAGGCCCGCGAGATCATCGAGCGGATGGGCGGGCAGGCCGGGCTGACCGACGCGTTCGTGTCGGCGATGGTCGGCATGCTCGGGCTGATCGCCGCGCTCTACGTCGTGGCGTCGGTGCTGCGGCTCGGCGGCGAGGAGACGTCCGGGCGCGCGGAACCGGTGCTGGCGGGCGCGGTGGGCCGGCTGCGGTGGGCCGCGGGCCACCTGGTGATCGCCTTCGGCGGCGCGGCGCTCATCATGCTGCTCGCCGGGCTCGGTTTCGCCGCCGGGTACGGGCAGGACTTCGGGGCGATCCTGGGCGCCTGCCTGGTGCAGTTGCCGGCGGTGTGGGTGATCGGCGGGGCGGCGGTGCTGCTGCACGGTCTGCTGCCCCGGGCGGCGGTGGCCGCGTGGGCCGTCGCGGGCGCGGTGCTGCTGCTCGGGTGGGTCGGACCGGCGCTGGACGTGCCGCAGACCGTGCTGGACGTGTCCCCGTACGGGCACCTGCCGAAGCTGCCCGGCGGGGAGATGAGCTGGTCGCCGGTGCTGGTGCTGGTGCTGATCGCCGGGGCGCTGGTGGGGGCGGGGCTCGTCCGGCTGCGGCGGCGGGACCTGACGTGA
- a CDS encoding ABC transporter ATP-binding protein, whose protein sequence is MTKAISVSGLHKSFGRTHALDGLDLEVETGEVHGFLGPNGAGKSTTIRVLLGLLRADAGAAQVLGRDPWADAVEAHRRIAYVPGDVTLWRNLSGGEVMDLYGRLRGGLDTRRRAELVERFELDPTKKGRTYSKGNRQKVALVAAFASDVDLLILDEPTSGLDPLMEEVFQRCVAEERERGRTVLLSSHILSEVEELCDRVSIIRKGRTVESGSLADLRHLTRTSVTAELAGAPNGLTRLPGVHDLDVQGHRVRLQVDTDKLDAVLRSLSETGVRSLTSTPPTLEELFLRHYQATDETESGAEVTAR, encoded by the coding sequence ATGACGAAGGCAATCAGCGTCTCCGGACTCCACAAGTCGTTCGGACGCACGCACGCTCTGGACGGCCTCGACCTGGAGGTCGAGACCGGCGAGGTCCACGGATTCCTCGGGCCCAACGGAGCCGGCAAGTCCACCACCATCCGGGTCCTGCTCGGCCTGCTGCGCGCCGACGCCGGCGCCGCTCAGGTGCTCGGCCGCGACCCGTGGGCGGACGCGGTGGAGGCGCACCGGCGGATCGCGTACGTCCCCGGTGACGTGACGCTGTGGCGCAACCTCTCCGGCGGCGAGGTCATGGACCTCTACGGCAGGCTGCGCGGCGGACTCGACACCCGGCGGCGCGCGGAGCTGGTCGAGCGGTTCGAACTCGACCCGACCAAGAAGGGCCGCACGTACTCCAAGGGCAACCGCCAGAAGGTGGCCCTGGTGGCCGCCTTCGCCTCGGACGTCGACCTGCTGATCCTCGACGAACCCACCTCCGGACTCGACCCGCTGATGGAGGAGGTCTTCCAGCGCTGCGTGGCGGAGGAGCGCGAGCGCGGCCGGACCGTGCTGCTCTCCTCCCACATCCTCAGCGAGGTCGAGGAGCTGTGCGACCGGGTCAGCATCATCCGCAAGGGACGGACCGTCGAGAGCGGATCGCTCGCCGACCTGCGCCACCTGACCCGGACCAGCGTCACCGCCGAACTCGCGGGCGCCCCGAACGGCCTCACCCGCCTGCCCGGCGTGCACGACCTCGACGTCCAGGGCCACCGGGTCCGGCTCCAGGTCGACACCGACAAGCTGGACGCCGTCCTCAGGTCGCTGAGCGAGACGGGCGTGCGCTCGCTGACGTCGACGCCGCCGACGCTGGAGGAGCTGTTCCTGCGGCACTACCAGGCCACCGACGAGACGGAGTCCGGCGCGGAGGTGACGGCGCGATGA
- a CDS encoding GbsR/MarR family transcriptional regulator encodes MTKEAAGAAGPGRDPEAVSKFVEGFAAQLVEAGMQRMPARVFAALLASDSGTLTSAELGESLRVSPAAVSGAVRYLSQQHMVSREREPGSRRERYRVHSNQWYEALTNREAVLKRWESALSDGVASLGADTPAGRRMAETLAFFEFVDGEIVAMMERWRVHREERFGRA; translated from the coding sequence ATGACGAAGGAAGCAGCGGGAGCGGCGGGGCCGGGGCGCGACCCCGAGGCGGTGTCGAAGTTCGTGGAGGGCTTCGCGGCCCAACTCGTCGAGGCCGGGATGCAGCGCATGCCCGCCCGGGTCTTCGCCGCCCTGCTCGCCTCCGACTCGGGCACGCTGACCTCGGCGGAGCTGGGTGAGAGCCTTCGGGTCAGCCCGGCCGCCGTCTCCGGCGCCGTGCGCTACCTCTCGCAGCAGCACATGGTCTCGCGCGAGCGCGAACCCGGCTCGCGCCGGGAGCGCTACCGGGTGCACAGCAACCAGTGGTACGAGGCGCTCACCAACCGCGAGGCCGTCCTCAAGCGCTGGGAGAGCGCCCTGAGCGACGGCGTCGCCAGTCTCGGCGCCGACACCCCGGCGGGCCGGCGCATGGCCGAGACCCTCGCCTTCTTCGAGTTCGTCGACGGGGAGATCGTGGCGATGATGGAACGCTGGCGGGTGCACCGGGAGGAGCGGTTCGGGCGAGCGTGA
- a CDS encoding Uma2 family endonuclease yields MTVMAERPTMSGTEYQGFEELLVALDELAVPDGYRAEIMRGSIVVSPWSRGYYTLVMRLVCEQLEPHLPDGHVIDRAPSLFVFPGVERAFGPDVYAAEATALATVSNHLDGEALSFVAELTSFSTRHDDLTDKVETYAKAGVPVYLLLDMQEEQATVLWTPSAKGYESRLTMPFGEKLPIPAPFDCLLDTAGFKAP; encoded by the coding sequence ATGACTGTCATGGCGGAGCGACCGACGATGAGCGGCACTGAGTACCAGGGCTTCGAGGAACTGCTGGTAGCCCTCGACGAACTGGCTGTACCCGACGGCTACAGGGCCGAGATCATGAGGGGGAGCATCGTTGTGTCGCCGTGGTCCAGGGGTTACTACACCCTCGTGATGCGCCTGGTGTGCGAGCAGTTGGAGCCGCACCTGCCAGATGGGCATGTGATCGACCGCGCGCCGAGTCTCTTCGTATTCCCCGGCGTTGAAAGGGCGTTCGGGCCGGACGTCTACGCCGCGGAGGCGACCGCGCTGGCGACCGTCAGCAACCACCTGGACGGGGAAGCCCTCTCCTTCGTGGCCGAGCTGACCTCCTTCTCCACCCGGCACGACGACCTGACCGACAAGGTCGAGACGTACGCGAAGGCCGGCGTCCCCGTCTACCTGCTCCTCGACATGCAGGAGGAGCAGGCCACGGTCCTGTGGACGCCGTCCGCCAAGGGATACGAATCCCGCCTCACCATGCCCTTCGGCGAGAAACTGCCCATCCCCGCCCCGTTCGACTGCCTGCTGGACACCGCCGGTTTCAAGGCGCCCTGA
- a CDS encoding diacylglycerol kinase family protein, with translation MAEVATSASSSANSSARSDQLLVVVDPVARRMDGESVRIAKDVLSAGASHTKVCLPDDPEEFARALGRRGSRRPVVIGDDSALLRAVALLHRRRELAGCVLSVVPVGSALGLARSLGLPTGAVAAARAVLDGAERRLDLLVDDSDGVVLGTVGIPPAPVPVPVRADAGPGPEGTSSVRPWLRTCQSLVRTLASSRTARTAVAPGTPGPARLRVEVDGVTLVDLDQPVEGVSVTPGAAGVAVVEVRPLSVGAQASPLTASGRTVTVSGAHFRYRADAVVCGPVGTRTWVAREGAWGLTLPAG, from the coding sequence ATGGCCGAGGTGGCGACTTCCGCGAGCTCTTCCGCGAACTCTTCCGCGAGGTCCGATCAGCTTCTGGTGGTCGTCGATCCGGTCGCCCGACGCATGGACGGGGAGTCCGTCCGGATCGCGAAAGACGTGCTCAGCGCGGGTGCGTCGCACACGAAGGTGTGTCTGCCGGACGACCCGGAGGAGTTCGCGCGGGCGCTCGGGCGGCGCGGTTCGCGGCGCCCGGTGGTGATCGGTGACGACAGTGCGCTGCTGCGGGCCGTGGCCCTGCTGCACCGGCGGCGGGAGCTGGCGGGCTGCGTGCTGTCCGTGGTTCCGGTGGGGTCGGCGCTCGGCCTCGCCCGGTCCCTGGGGCTGCCGACGGGGGCGGTGGCGGCGGCGCGGGCCGTGCTCGACGGGGCGGAGCGGCGCCTGGACCTGCTCGTCGACGACAGCGACGGGGTGGTGCTGGGGACGGTGGGGATTCCGCCCGCTCCCGTGCCGGTACCGGTGCGGGCGGACGCGGGCCCCGGTCCTGAGGGGACGTCGTCGGTCCGCCCCTGGCTGCGGACCTGCCAGTCGCTCGTACGGACGCTGGCCTCCTCGCGTACGGCCCGGACCGCCGTGGCGCCGGGGACGCCCGGTCCGGCCCGGCTGCGGGTCGAGGTCGACGGGGTGACGCTGGTGGACCTGGACCAGCCGGTCGAGGGGGTGTCGGTGACGCCGGGCGCGGCGGGGGTGGCCGTGGTGGAGGTGCGGCCCCTGTCGGTGGGCGCGCAGGCGTCGCCGCTGACGGCGAGCGGACGGACGGTGACCGTGTCGGGGGCGCACTTCCGCTACCGGGCCGACGCGGTGGTGTGCGGGCCGGTCGGGACCCGGACGTGGGTGGCGCGCGAGGGGGCGTGGGGGCTGACGCTGCCGGCGGGGTAG
- a CDS encoding adenylosuccinate synthase, whose amino-acid sequence MPALVLLGAQWGDEGKGKATDLLGGSVDYVVRYQGGNNAGHTVVVGDQKYALHLLPSGILSPGCTPVIGNGVVVDPSVLFSELSGLNERGVDTSKLLISGNAHIITPYNVTVDKVTERFLGKRKIGTTGRGIGPTYADKINRVGIRVQDLYDESILTQKVEAALDVKNQMLTKLYNRRAIATGQVVEELLGYADKLAPYVADTVLVLNQALDDDKVVLFEGGQGTLLDIDHGTYPFVTSSNPTAGGACTGAGVGPTKISRVIGILKAYTTRVGAGPFPTELFDEDGEALRRIGGERGVTTGRDRRCGWFDAVIARYATRVNGLTDFFLTKLDVLTGWEQIPVCVAYEIDGKRVEELPYSQSDFHHAKPVYETLPGWSEDITKAKSFSDLPKNAQAYVKALEEMSGAPISAIGVGPGRDETIEINSFL is encoded by the coding sequence GTGCCCGCACTTGTGCTGCTCGGTGCTCAGTGGGGTGACGAAGGCAAGGGAAAGGCGACGGACCTGCTCGGTGGTTCCGTCGACTATGTGGTGCGCTACCAGGGCGGCAACAACGCCGGCCACACGGTAGTCGTGGGCGACCAGAAGTACGCCCTTCACCTGCTCCCTTCCGGGATTCTCTCCCCCGGCTGCACGCCGGTTATCGGAAACGGCGTCGTCGTCGACCCGTCGGTCCTGTTCTCCGAGCTGAGCGGGCTGAACGAGCGCGGCGTCGACACGTCCAAGCTCCTGATCAGCGGCAACGCTCACATCATCACGCCGTACAACGTCACCGTCGACAAGGTGACGGAACGCTTCCTCGGCAAGCGCAAGATCGGCACCACCGGGCGCGGCATCGGCCCGACCTACGCCGACAAGATCAACCGCGTGGGCATCCGGGTCCAGGACCTCTACGACGAGTCGATCCTCACCCAGAAGGTCGAGGCGGCGCTCGACGTCAAGAACCAGATGCTCACCAAGCTCTACAACCGCCGCGCCATCGCCACCGGCCAGGTCGTCGAGGAGCTGCTGGGCTACGCCGACAAGCTCGCCCCGTACGTCGCCGACACCGTCCTGGTCCTCAACCAGGCCCTCGACGACGACAAGGTGGTCCTCTTCGAGGGCGGCCAGGGCACGCTCCTGGACATCGACCACGGCACGTACCCCTTCGTCACCTCGTCGAACCCGACCGCGGGCGGCGCCTGCACCGGCGCCGGCGTGGGCCCGACGAAGATCAGCCGGGTCATCGGCATCCTCAAGGCGTACACGACCCGCGTCGGCGCCGGACCGTTCCCGACCGAGCTGTTCGACGAGGACGGCGAGGCCCTGCGCCGCATCGGCGGCGAGCGCGGCGTCACCACCGGCCGCGACCGGCGCTGCGGCTGGTTCGACGCGGTGATCGCCCGCTACGCCACCCGCGTCAACGGCCTCACCGACTTCTTCCTCACCAAGCTCGACGTCCTCACCGGCTGGGAGCAGATCCCGGTCTGCGTGGCCTACGAGATCGACGGCAAGCGCGTCGAGGAGCTGCCGTACTCGCAGTCCGACTTCCACCACGCGAAGCCGGTCTACGAGACGCTGCCCGGCTGGAGCGAGGACATCACCAAGGCGAAGTCCTTCTCCGACCTGCCGAAGAACGCCCAGGCGTACGTCAAGGCCCTGGAGGAGATGTCCGGCGCCCCGATCTCCGCGATCGGCGTCGGCCCGGGCCGGGACGAGACGATCGAGATCAACTCGTTCCTGTAG
- a CDS encoding DUF3515 family protein, whose product MRKPTTRTWIWLAAAVVVVTGGAFYVDGHRVSAAPHAGDPKCDEVVSRLPDDIPGASRDWALGDGVASWGGQKAVFRCGAEELQPNVNLCVTADGVDWVLDEARLKRDGVSVLRTYGRSPAVEFTYSGPREEVGGILAALDPAVKWIPQERKCIGLDDAATVL is encoded by the coding sequence ATGCGGAAGCCCACCACCCGGACGTGGATCTGGCTGGCCGCGGCGGTCGTCGTCGTGACCGGCGGGGCCTTCTACGTCGACGGCCACCGGGTCTCCGCCGCGCCGCACGCCGGCGACCCCAAGTGCGACGAGGTCGTCTCCCGCCTCCCGGACGACATACCCGGCGCCTCGCGCGACTGGGCCCTCGGGGACGGGGTCGCGTCCTGGGGCGGCCAGAAGGCGGTGTTCCGCTGCGGCGCCGAGGAACTGCAGCCCAACGTCAACCTCTGCGTCACCGCGGACGGCGTCGACTGGGTCCTGGACGAGGCACGGCTCAAGCGCGACGGCGTGAGCGTCCTGCGGACGTACGGCCGCTCACCGGCCGTGGAGTTCACGTACTCCGGTCCGCGCGAGGAGGTGGGCGGCATCCTCGCCGCGCTGGACCCCGCCGTGAAGTGGATCCCGCAGGAACGCAAGTGCATCGGCCTCGACGACGCCGCCACCGTCCTGTAG
- a CDS encoding sigma-70 family RNA polymerase sigma factor, producing the protein MPARSDDMARQFELDRPRLRAVAYRILGSLGEADDALQEAWLRADRADTSEVGNPSGWLTTVVARVCLNLLRARDTRREEPLDDAARRQPAATGTAADPAEEAQLADEVGIALLIVLDTLGPAERLAFVLHDMFDVPFDDIAAMLDKTPAATRQLASRARRRVRGVPAPEADLPRRRRAVDAYLAATRGGDFDALVALLHPDVVLSADAAVVPTPGPVTVSGMEQVARGAMASMARARSAAVVLVDGRVGMAMAENGRLRVVLRFDFAADGRITGIDVIAEPARLNELDITGIG; encoded by the coding sequence GTGCCCGCACGATCCGACGACATGGCCCGGCAGTTCGAGCTGGACCGGCCCCGGCTGCGGGCGGTCGCGTACCGGATCCTCGGCTCGCTCGGTGAGGCGGACGACGCCCTCCAGGAGGCGTGGCTGCGGGCCGACCGGGCGGACACCTCCGAGGTGGGCAATCCCTCGGGCTGGCTCACCACGGTCGTGGCCCGGGTCTGCCTCAACCTGCTCCGCGCCCGCGACACCCGGCGCGAGGAGCCGCTGGACGACGCGGCCCGCAGGCAACCGGCCGCCACCGGCACCGCCGCGGACCCGGCCGAGGAGGCGCAGCTCGCCGACGAGGTGGGGATCGCGCTGCTGATCGTCCTGGACACCCTCGGCCCCGCCGAGCGGCTCGCGTTCGTCCTGCACGACATGTTCGACGTGCCCTTCGACGACATCGCCGCGATGCTCGACAAGACCCCCGCCGCCACCCGCCAGCTGGCCAGCCGCGCCCGCCGCCGGGTCCGGGGCGTCCCCGCGCCCGAAGCCGACCTGCCCCGCAGGCGCCGCGCCGTCGACGCCTACCTGGCGGCCACCCGCGGCGGCGACTTCGACGCGCTGGTGGCCCTGCTGCACCCGGACGTCGTCCTGAGTGCGGACGCGGCGGTCGTCCCGACGCCCGGACCCGTCACCGTCAGCGGCATGGAGCAGGTGGCCAGGGGCGCGATGGCCTCGATGGCCCGGGCCAGGTCCGCCGCCGTCGTCCTGGTCGACGGCCGGGTGGGCATGGCGATGGCCGAGAACGGCAGGCTGCGCGTCGTGCTCCGCTTCGACTTCGCCGCCGACGGCCGCATCACCGGCATCGACGTGATCGCGGAACCCGCTCGCCTGAACGAACTGGACATCACGGGCATAGGCTGA
- a CDS encoding GntR family transcriptional regulator gives MPGPSGTGAVTRSTLRQQIADALRDEVLAGRLQPGQEFTVKEIAEQYGVSATPVREALVDLSAQGLLDADHHRGFRVHEYSVDDFRGMIEARSLVTDGMFLSLAADLPGGPDPADPRIAAALAGVRRRGEEAQRAAAAGDLTVLIGYDLRYWRELATLFGNPYLCDFLHRLRVQSWVCTVQHLRRLSELRGALWSGHTALVDALARRDVPGARALVDAYNSHSLALIEGLAGE, from the coding sequence ATGCCCGGTCCCAGCGGTACCGGTGCCGTCACGCGCAGCACCCTGCGGCAGCAGATCGCCGACGCGCTCCGTGACGAGGTGCTGGCCGGCCGGCTCCAGCCGGGGCAGGAGTTCACGGTCAAGGAGATCGCCGAGCAGTACGGCGTGTCCGCGACGCCGGTGCGCGAGGCCCTGGTCGACCTGTCCGCGCAGGGACTCCTGGACGCCGACCACCACCGCGGCTTCCGCGTCCACGAGTACTCGGTCGACGACTTCCGCGGCATGATCGAGGCCCGCAGTCTCGTGACCGACGGCATGTTCCTCTCGCTGGCCGCCGACCTGCCGGGGGGTCCCGACCCGGCCGACCCGCGGATCGCCGCCGCCCTCGCCGGGGTCCGCCGGCGAGGCGAGGAGGCCCAGCGCGCCGCCGCGGCCGGGGACCTGACCGTCCTGATCGGCTACGACCTGCGCTACTGGCGCGAGCTGGCCACTCTCTTCGGCAACCCCTACCTCTGCGACTTCCTGCACCGGCTGCGCGTGCAGAGCTGGGTGTGCACCGTGCAGCACCTGCGCCGGCTCAGCGAGCTGCGCGGCGCGCTGTGGTCCGGGCACACCGCGCTGGTCGACGCCCTGGCCCGGCGGGACGTCCCGGGCGCGCGTGCGCTCGTCGACGCGTACAACAGCCACTCGCTCGCCCTGATCGAGGGGCTCGCCGGCGAATGA
- a CDS encoding aspartate aminotransferase family protein, translating to MTPQPSPQASAAVKAADRAHVFHSWSAQELIDPLAVAGAEGSYFWDYEGKRYLDFSSGLVYTNIGYQHPKVVAAIQEQAARMTTFAPAFAVEARSEAARLIAERTPGDLDKIFFTNGGADAVEHALRMARLHTGRPKVLSAYRSYHGGTQQAVNVTGDPRRWASDTGTAGVVHFWAPFLYRSRFYAETEEQECARALEHLETTIAFEGPGTVAAIVLETIPGTAGIMMPPAGYLAGVREICDKYGIVFVLDEVMAGFGRTGTWFAADLYDVVPDLMTFAKGVNSGYVPLGGVAISAEIAATFAERPYPGGLTYSGHPLACAAAVATINVMAEEGVVEHAARLGAEVVEPALRELAERHPSVGEVRGTGMFWALELVRSRETREPLVPYNATGQAATPMSAFAASAKAHGLWPFVNMNRTHVVPPCNVSEAELKEGLAALDTALSVADEYTE from the coding sequence ATGACCCCTCAGCCCTCCCCCCAGGCCAGCGCCGCCGTGAAGGCCGCGGACCGCGCGCACGTCTTCCACTCCTGGTCAGCCCAAGAGCTGATCGACCCGCTCGCCGTCGCCGGCGCCGAGGGGTCGTACTTCTGGGACTACGAAGGCAAGCGCTACCTCGACTTCTCCAGCGGGCTCGTCTACACCAACATCGGCTACCAGCACCCCAAGGTCGTCGCCGCGATCCAGGAGCAGGCGGCGCGGATGACGACGTTCGCGCCCGCGTTCGCCGTCGAGGCGCGCTCGGAGGCGGCCCGGCTGATCGCCGAGCGGACGCCCGGCGACCTGGACAAGATCTTCTTCACCAACGGCGGCGCCGACGCCGTCGAGCACGCCCTGCGCATGGCCCGGCTGCACACCGGCCGGCCCAAGGTGCTCTCCGCCTACCGCTCGTACCACGGCGGCACCCAGCAGGCGGTCAACGTCACCGGTGACCCGCGCCGCTGGGCCTCCGACACCGGCACGGCCGGGGTCGTGCACTTCTGGGCGCCGTTCCTGTACCGCTCGCGCTTCTACGCCGAGACCGAGGAGCAGGAGTGCGCGCGGGCGCTGGAGCACCTGGAGACGACGATCGCCTTCGAGGGCCCGGGGACCGTCGCCGCGATCGTCCTGGAGACGATCCCGGGCACCGCGGGGATCATGATGCCGCCGGCCGGCTACCTGGCCGGGGTGCGCGAGATCTGCGACAAGTACGGCATCGTCTTCGTGCTCGACGAGGTCATGGCCGGATTCGGCCGCACCGGCACCTGGTTCGCCGCCGACCTGTACGACGTCGTGCCCGACCTGATGACCTTCGCCAAGGGCGTGAACTCGGGCTACGTGCCCCTCGGCGGCGTCGCGATCTCGGCCGAGATCGCCGCGACCTTCGCCGAGCGGCCCTACCCCGGCGGACTGACGTACTCCGGGCACCCGTTGGCCTGCGCCGCCGCCGTCGCCACGATCAACGTGATGGCGGAGGAGGGCGTCGTCGAGCACGCGGCGCGGCTCGGCGCCGAGGTCGTCGAACCGGCGCTGCGGGAGCTGGCCGAGCGCCACCCGAGCGTGGGCGAGGTGCGCGGGACCGGCATGTTCTGGGCGCTGGAGCTGGTGCGCAGCCGGGAGACCCGGGAGCCGCTGGTGCCGTACAACGCGACCGGGCAGGCGGCCACGCCCATGTCGGCGTTCGCCGCCTCCGCCAAGGCGCACGGCCTGTGGCCGTTCGTGAACATGAACCGGACCCACGTGGTCCCGCCGTGCAACGTCTCCGAGGCGGAGCTGAAGGAGGGCCTGGCGGCCCTGGACACGGCACTGTCCGTGGCGGACGAGTACACGGAGTAG